The following are encoded in a window of Malassezia japonica chromosome 7, complete sequence genomic DNA:
- the ACC1_2 gene encoding acetyl-coenzyme-A carboxylase (BUSCO:EOG092600T4; EggNog:ENOG503NUU6; COG:I) has translation MTDAGGNSFLDAPPGPVTDFVRKSGGHSVITKILICNNGIAAVKEIRSIRKWAYETFGDDRAIQFTVMATPEDLRVNAEYIRMADKYIEVPGGPNGNNYANVDLIVDVAERAGVHAVWAGWGHASENPRLPEALARLSPRILFIGPPGSAMRSLGDKISSTIVAQHADVPCLQWSGTGVTETMIGEEGYLTVSDDVYQRACVHSAEEGLDCALKIGFPVMIKASEGGGGKGIRKCTAPEQFSQLYHAAVGEVPGSPIFIMKLAGKARHLEVQLIADQYGNAISLFGRDCSVQRRHQKIIEEAPVTVAPPQARREMEQAAVRLAKLVGYVSAGTVEWLYAPETNEFAFLELNPRLQVEHPTTEMVSNVNIPATQLQIAMGVPLNRIAEIRTLYGLPAEGADTIDFDGTQPAKHNPEQKEPAPHGHVIACRITAENPDTGFKPGVGSLSELNFRSSTSTWGYFSVSTSGALHEYADSQFGHVFAYGKDREEARKHMVFCLKEISIRGEFRTTIEYLIMLLEMEAFAENRITTAWLDELIQERITAERPTRDLAVICGAAVKAHVQALECEEEYKRILHRGQVPPRNTIRISFPVEFIYENYKYRFTATRTSPDGWALRLNGSVTRVTLRPLTDGGLLIGLAGQSYPTYWLDEVGQTRLTIDGRTCLIEEENDPTQICSPSPGKLVRLLVDSGEHVTAGQTIAEIEVMKMYLPLVAQENGTVTFVKTPGVSLNPGDLLGILTVDDPSKILHASLCVTPLPDYGLPGIVGSKPHQRFEVALQVLHSVLDGYDEEDRVQFSLHELIETMQQPELPYLQVLQVLSSLNGRLPDNLEEALRTTLDETDVGRAVFPAVRLRALLDAAVANIKDATARMTLETSVAPLYSLLDAYGKGSLRHFQMTTLARLLERYWDVESQFLGGPEAVLRLRAAAEGDLNQVAALQIAHLGLPRRNSLLLALLDKHIKHSDMVSKTEQSQRMVSVLRQLSSLSGPKTAPVALKSREILLGAEMPSLSERQEQIETILRSSVTSGSYGSSESRAPSLSVLRELSDTPFNVFDVLNTFFASPQRSVAYAALVTYVMRAYRAYDIVSFNFASENVGGEERALITWHFQMSQDVLQNRAKEKERQASSTDLAEHMNRRTRPKLRLGAMTSCANIKDLSEALHGAMKYFGNKTTEPVNVLNIALTNEEQVTDPKLIGTITSVIARHCDELNAAGLRRVTVLLCQAGVYPLYVTLRRMDTGEWREQRAIQNVEPALSYQLELDRLTRNFDVTPVPMSSSTVHLYYARGLTNRSDVRLFVRALIRPGRPHADVPLYLLTESDRVLNDILNMLEVSLGRVEFSNADASHIFMSFLYPMEIELDDVLRTLGEFVERHGPRFTRLHVAEAEIRIVLQTADGARPVRVFVSTETSFTLRYEVYDEVIDSNGAAVLKSLAKDPHSAPLHRKSAHMAYQNRAAIQMRRARAYALGTTFVYDLVDALRQALRKLYTTPNAPSDPVRVAEELTLDEHEKLITIKRPAASNKIGMVGWRVVIQTPEYPEGRPLMVVANDVTHHAGSFGPAEDAFFASVAKEARMTGTPLLYVSSNSGARIGLATEPMDLFKAKFTQDDPEKGFEYLYLDDAALEQIQTKNPGAVKTRATQAADGTTHHVLTDIIGSTRDGLGVECLSGSGLIAGEMSRARHAIFTTTIVTGRSVGIGAYLARLGGRVIQVETSPMILTGFQALNKLLGREVYTSNLQLGGPQIMYSNGVSHLKVPSDLDAMIAYLRWLAFVPARVGLAAPIAPPTDEPERPVAFVPTPTPYDPRHLIAGVEREDGTFVSGLFDRGSFQETLAGWATSVVVGRARLGGIPFGVIAVETRTLERVMPADPANPNSNEQRVFEAGQVWYPNSAYKTAQAIVDFQREGLPLIMLANWRGFSGGQQDMYDEVLKQGSKIVDGLSTYTQPVFVHIPPAGELRGGSWVVIDSAVNANGMIEMSADSDSARGGVLEAAGLVEIKYRADKQRATMERLDEQYATLAAAARAAPAEERGTALAKLTERERQLAPFFNAIATEYADAHDRAGRMLATGVLRCAIPWANTRTYFYWRARRRLAEVRAQRALLAADSGLSFADAQATYTETDNDQDVVRQLEEHASALDAAVDEAKLASLQAQIAALDENLRTRLLAGSS, from the exons AtgactgacgcaggcggAAACTCGTTTCTAGATGCGCCTCCGGGCCCTGTGACTGACTTTGTTCGCAAGTCGGGTGGCCACAGTGTCATTACGAAAATTCTCATTTGCAACAATGGTATCGCGGCCGTGAAAGAAATCCGGTCGATCCGCAAATGGGCCTATGAGACGTTTGGCGATGACCGCGCGATCCAATTTACGGTAATGGCCACGCCAGAAGATCTGCGCGTGAACGCTGAATACATCCGCATGGCAGACAAATACATCGAGGTACCGGGTGGCCCGAACGGAAACAACTATGCGAACGTCGACCTGATCGTCGACGTTGCGGAGCGTGCCGGAGTGCACGCTGTGTGGGCCGGCTGGGGTCATGCCTCAGAGAACCCTCGCctgcccgaggcgctcgcgcgcctctcgCCCCGCATTCTGTTTATTGGCCCCCCTggctcggcgatgcgctcgcttGGCGACAAAATTTCCTCGACAATCGTCGCACAGCACGCCGATGTGCCCTGTCTGCAGTGGTCGGGTACCGGCGTCACCGAGACGATGATTGGCGAGGAGGGCTATCTCACCGTGTCCGACGATGTATACCAGCGCGCCTGCGTACACTCTGCCGAAGAGGGCCTGGACTGTGCTCTGAAAATCGGATTCCCTGTAATGATCAAAGCCAGTGAAGGCGGCGGTGGCAAGGGTATCCGCAAGTGCACGGCCCCCGAACAGTTCTCGCAGCTATACCACGCCGCAGTCGGTGAAGTGCCTGGCTCGCCGATCTTTATCATGAAGCTCGCTGGCAAGGCACGTCACCTTGAGGTACAGCTCATTGCGGACCAGTACGGCAACGCAATTAGTCTGTTTGGCCGCGACTGCtccgtgcagcgccgccaccAAAAGATTATTGAAGAGGCGCCTGTCACGGTCGCCCCGCCGCAAGCCCGTCGCGAGATGGAGCAGGCTGCAGTGCGTCTCGCAAAGCTGGTTGGCTACGTTTCGGCGGGCACCGTCGAGTGGCTCTATGCGCCGGAGACGAACGAATTTGCTTTCCTCGAGCTGAACCCGCGTCTGCAGGTCGAGCATCCCACCACCGAGATGGTGTCGAACGTGAACATCCCTGCGACGCAGCTGCAGATTGCCATGGGTGTTCCTTTGAACCGCATTGCCGAGATCCGCACCTTGTACGGCCTTCCTGCCGAAGGTGCGGACACAATCGATTTTGACGGCACGCAGCCCGCCAAGCATAACCCCGAGCAGAaggagcctgcgccgcacggccacGTTATTGCGTGCCGTATTACGGCAGAGAACCCCGACACGGGCTTCAAGCCGGGTGTCGGCTCGCTCTCGGAGCTCAACTtccgctcgagcacctcgacgtgGGGCTACTTTAGTGTGAGCACcagcggtgcgctgcacgagtACGCAGACTCGCAGTTCGGCCACGTCTTTGCGTACGGCAAGGACcgcgaggaggcgcgcaagcacaTGGTATTCTGCCTGAAAGAGATCTCGATCCGCGGCGAGTTCCGTACGACGATCGAGTACCTGATCATGCTCCTCGAGATGGAGGCCTTTGCCGAGAACCGCATCACCACGGCTtggctcgacgagctgatCCAGGAGCGGATCACCGCAGAAcgcccgacgcgcgacctcgccgtgatctgcggcgctgccgtcAAGGCGCACGTCCAAGCGCTTGAGTGCGAGGAAGAGTACAAGCGCATTCTGCATCGCGGCCAAGTTCCCCCGCGCAACACGATCCGCATCTCGTTCCCGGTGGAGTTCATTTACGAGAACTACAAGTACCGCTTTactgcgacgcgcacctcgccggaCGGctgggcgctgcgcctgaaCGGCAGTGTGACGCGCGTCACACTACGCCCGCTCACCGATGGCGGCCTGCTGATTGGTCTTGCCGGCCAATCTTATCCCACGTACTGGCTGGATGAGGTTGGCCAGACGCGCCTCACGATCGATGGGCGCACCTGCCTGATCGAGGAGGAGAACGATCCGACGCAGATCTGCAGTCCTTCGCCGGGtaagctcgtgcgcctgcttGTCGACAGCGGCGAGCACGTCACGGCCGGCCAGACGATTGCCGAGATCGAGGTGATGAAGATGTACCTGCCGCTGGTAGCCCAGGAGAACGGTACGGTGACCTTTGTCAAGACGCCGGGTGTGTCGCTGAACCCCGGTGACCTGCTCGGTATCCTTACTGTGGACGACCCCAGTAAAATTCTGCATGCCTCGCTGTGTGtcacgccgctgcccgaCTATGGCCTACCGGGCATCGTCGGCTCGAAGCCGCACCAGCGCTTCGAGGTCGCGCTCCAAGTCTTGCATTCTGTCTTGGACGGTtacgacgaggaggaccgTGTGCAATTTAGCCTTCACGAGCTCATCGAGACGATGCAGCAACCCGAGCTGCCCTACCTGCAGGTCCTGCAGGTCCTCTCGAGCCTCAACGGCCGCCTGCCCGACAacctcgaggaggcgctgcgcacgacgctcgacgagacTGACGTTGGCCGCGCCGTCTTCCCTGcggtgcgcctgcgtgcgctgctggacgcggcggtcgccaACATAAAGGACGCCACCGCGCGCATGACGCTCGAGACCTCCGTTGCGCCGCTCTACTCGCTCCTGGACGCTTATGGCAAGGGCTCGCTACGCCACTTCCAGATGACGAcactcgcgcgcctgctcgagcgctaCTGGGACGTGGAGAGCCAGTTCCTGGGCGGCCccgaggccgtgctgcgcttgcGTGCTGCGGCCGAGGGCGATCTGAACCAGgtggccgcgctgcagatTGCGCACCTGGGCCTGCCACGCCGCAACAGCctgctgcttgcgctgctcgacaagcACATCAAGCACAGCGACATGGTGAGTAAGACGGAGCAGTCGCAGCGCATGGTAAgcgtcctgcgccagcTTTCGTCGCTGAGCGGCCCCAAGACCGCCCCGGTGGCGCTCAAGTCGCGCGAGATTCTGCTTGGCGCCGAGATGCcgtcgctgagcgagcgccaggagcaGATTGAGACGATTctgcgctcgtcggtgaCCAGCGGCTCGTAcggctcgagcgagtcgcgcgcgccgtcgctgagcgtgctgcgcgagctgagCGACACGCCGTTCAACGTGTTTGACGTGTTGAACACCTTCTTTGCgtcgccgcagcgctcggTCGCGTATGCGGCACTAGTGACGTATGTCATGCGTGCGTACCGCGCCTATGACATTGTCTCGTTCAACTTTGCCTCGGAGAACGTtggcggcgaggagcgtgcgctgatTACGTGGCACTTCCAGATGTCGCAAGACGTGCTGCAGAACCGCGCCAAGGAAAAGGAGCGTCaggcgtcgtcgacggATCTTGCGGAGCACATGaaccgccgcacgcgccccaAGCTGCGTCTTGGTGCCATGACGAGCTGTGCGAACATCAAGGACCTctccgaggcgctgcacggtGCGATGAAGTACTTTGGCAACAAGACCACCGAGCCGGTCAATGTGCTCAACATTGCGCTCACGAACGAGGAGCAGGTCACCGACCCCAAGCTCATTGGGACGATCACCTCGGTGATTGCGCGCCATTGCGACGAGCTCAACGCcgccggcctgcgccgcgtcacGGTGCTCCTGTGCCAAGCGGGCGTTTACCCTCTCTATGTGACGCTTCGCCGGATGGACACCGGCGAGTGgcgtgagcagcgcgcgatCCAAAACGTGGAGCCTGCGCTGTCAtaccagctcgagctcgaccgcctcacGCGCAACTTTGACGTgacgccggtgccgatgagctcctcgacggtGCACCTGTATTATGCGCGCGGCCTCACGAACCGCTcggacgtgcgcctctttgtgcgtgcgctgaTCCGCCCCGGCCGTCCTCATGCGGACGTGCCGCTGTACCTGCTCACGGAGAGCGACCGTGTGCTGAACGACATCCTCAACATGCTCGAGGTgtcgctcggccgcgtcgagtTCAGCAACGcggacgcgtcgcacaTCTTCATGTCCTTCCTGTACCCCATGGAGATTGAGCTGGACGACGTgttgcgcacgctcggcgagtttgtcgagcgccacggACCCCGCTTCACGCGTCTGCATGTCGCCGAGGCAGAGATCCGCATCGTGCTCCAGACGGCCGatggcgcgcgcccggTGCGTGTGTTTGTGTCGACAGAGACGAGCTTCACGCTGCGCTACGAGGTGTACGACGAGGTGATCGACTCGAACGGCGCTGCGGTGCTCAAGAGCCTTGCCAAGGATCCCCACAGCGCCCCGCTCCACCGCAAGAGCGCGCACATGGCGTACCAGAACCGCGCCGCGATCcagatgcgccgcgcgcgcgcctatgcgctcggcacgacgtTTGTGTACGACCTcgtggatgcgctgcgccaagcgctgcgcaagctctATACCACGCCcaacgcgccgagcgacccggtgcgcgtcgcagaAGAGCTCACGCTGGACGAGCACGAAAAGCTCATCACGATTAAGCGCCCGGCCGCCTCGAACAAGATCGGCATGGTTGGCTGGCGCGTCGTGATCCAGACGCCCGAGTACCCCGAGGGCCGTCCGCTGATGGTCGTTGCTAACGACGTCACGCACCACGCCGGCTCTTTTGGCCCGGCCGAGGACGCGTTCTTTGCCTCGGTCGCCAAGGAGGCGCGCATgaccggcacgccgctcctGTACGTCTCCTCGAACTCGGGTGCGCGTATCGGTCTCGCGACCGAGCCGATGGACCTGTTCAAGGCCAAGTTCACGCAGGACGACCCCGAAAAGGGCTTCGAGTACCTGTATCTGGACGATGCCGCTCTCGAGCAGATCCAGACCAAGAACCCCGGCGCGGTAAAGACgcgtgcgacgcaggccgccgacggcacGACGCACCATGTGCTGACCGACATTATCGgcagcacgcgcgacggcctcggTGTCGAGTGTCTCTCTGGCTCGGGTCTGATTGCCGGCGAGATgagccgtgcgcgccatgCCATCTTTACCACGACGATCGTTACGGGCCGCAGTGTGGGTATTGGCGCGTAcctcgcgcgtctcggtgGCCGTGTGATCCAGGTCGAGACCTCGCCCATGATCCTGACTGGTTTCCAGGCGCTGAACAAGCTCCTAGGCCGCGAAGTCTACACGAGCAacctgcagctcggtgGGCCGCAGATCATGTACAGCAACGGTGTCTCGCACCTCAAGGTCCCGTCAGACCTCGACGCAATGATCGCGTACCTGCGCTGGCTCGCGTTTGTTCCGGCGCGTGTTGGCCTTGCTgcgccgatcgcgccgccgaccgacgagcccgagcgccCCGTGGCGTTTGTGCCGACCCCGACGCCGTACGACCCCCGCCACCTGATCGCGGGTGTGGAGCGAGAGGACGGCACGTTTGTCTCTGGTCTCTTTGACCGCGGCTCCTTCCAGGAGACGCTCGCTGGCTGGGCGACGAGTGTCGTGgtgggccgtgcgcgcctcggcggcattCCGTTTGGTGTGATTGCGGTGGagacgcgcacgctcgagcgtgtgATGCCCGCGGACCCCGCGAACCCCAACTCGaacgagcagcgcgtctTTGAGGCAGGCCAGGTCTGGTACCCCAACTCTGCGTACAagacggcgcaggcgatcGTCGACTTCCAGCGCGAAGGTCTGCCACTGATCATGCTTGCCAACTGGCGCGGATTCAGTGGCGGTCAGCAAGACATGTACGACGAGGTCCTCAAGCAGGGCAGCAAGATCGTCGACGGTCTCTCGACCTACACGCAGCCTGTCTTTGTGCACATCCCTCCtgccggcgagctgcgtggtGGCTCGTGGGTCGTGATCGACTCTGCGGTGAATGCCAACGGCATGATTGAGATGAGCGCGGacagcgactcggcgcgcggcggtgtcCTCGAGGCTGCCGGTCTCGTCGAGATCAAGTACCGTGCAGACAAGCAGCGTGCCACgatggagcgcctcgacgagcaaTATGCAacgctcgccgctgccgcccgcgctgcCCCTGCagaggagcgcggcacggcgcttgCCAAGCTCACCGAACGTGAGCGCCAACTCGCACCCTTCTTTAACGCAATTGCCACCGAGTACGCAGACGCCCACGACCGCGCGGGACGCATGCTGGCCACCGGCGTCCTCCGCTGTGCTATTCCGTGGGCAAACACCCGCACCTACTTTTActggcgtgcgcgccgccgcctcgccgaggtgcgcgcgcagcgtgcgcttcttgcCGCCGACAGCGGCCTGTCGTTTGCCGATGCACAGGCGACG TACACCGAGACCGACAACGACCAGGACGTCGTGCGTCAGCTCGAAGAGCACGCTtctgcgctcgacgcagcTGTCGACGAGGCTAAGCTCGCCAGCCTCCAGGCGCAGATTGCTGCATTGGACGAGAACCTGCGTACGCGGCTGCTGGCAGGAAGCTCGTAG
- the PRP28 gene encoding RNA helicase (EggNog:ENOG503NW7E; BUSCO:EOG09261JWS; COG:A) has protein sequence MPLSVQELLAKKAAADGASRPRFVSKKEREAQREQEKEAEAAAELERLQRTKRARHEWEAQAARVAEQPAAPEKPKEEAKHESPAPEARGDTPDAPDTESSAIKQRYLGVRPDRKTGRKKRSNDPSKRFNFEWDQEEDTSDLQQLAYVPAQTGLLAGRAGLDGSERAGSSRRTALKSTLDEKHWTEKPLSEMKARDWRIFREDYGIVAKGGHIPHPLRSWRESAISPAVLEAIEEIGYKEPSPIQRQAIPIGLENRDLIGIAETGSGKTASFVIPMLSYVARLPRLTEENAHLGPYALIMSPTRELAQQIEAEARKLVSRLGFNVVSVVGGRDITEQAFYLQRGAEIVIATPGRLKDLIEQRIVMLGQCTYLVMDEADRMVDMNYEAELDYILGSLPSGSMKPDGEAAEQPLAHLPDANQYRVTMLYSATMPPYVEKIARTYLRRPATVIIGNAGQAVGTVEQQVEFVEGEEKRKKRLLAVLDSGLAPPMIVFVNQKTTADMIGRDLRRAGWHVAVLHSGLSQSQREAAIGSLRDGRNEVLCCTDIGARGIDLPDVSLVVNYQFPTNFSSYIHRIGRTGRAGKQGRAVSFLDEDDAEHFFELKQEISKSPVSQLPAELARHPAAQTKPSAK, from the exons ATGCCGCTCTCGGTGCAGGAGCTGCTGGCGAAgaaggccgcggcggacggAGCAAGCCGG CCACGGTTCGTGTCGAagaaggagcgcgaggcacagcgcgagcaggagaaggaggccgaggccgccgccgagcttgaACGCCTCCAGCGCACGAAACGGGCGCGTCACGAGTgggaggcgcaggcggcgcgcgtcgcggagcAGCCGGCCGCGCCAGAGAAGCCCAAGGAGGAGGCGAAGCATGAATCACCCGCACCCGAGGCGCGGGGGGATACGCCTGACGCGCCCGACACCGAATCGAGCGCCATCAAGCAACGGtacctcggcgtgcgcccggACCGCAAGACGGGGCGCAAGAAGCGGTCCAACGACCCGTCGAAGCGCTTCAACTTTGAGTGGGATCAGGAGGAAGATACGAGCGatctgcagcagctcgcctACGTCCCGGCACAGACGGGGCTGCTCGCGGGACGCGCTGGCCTCGACGGCTCGGAGCGCGCTGGGAGCagccggcgcacggcgctcaaGTCGACACTCGACGAAAAGCACTGGACGGAGAAGCCGCTCAGCGAGATGAAGGCGCGCGACTGGCGCATCTTCCGCGAGGACTATGGGATCGTGGCCAAGGGCGGGCACATTCCCCACCCCCTGCGCTCCTGGCGCGAGTCTGCGATTTCCcccgcggtgctcgaggcgatcgaggAGATTGGGTACAAGGAGCCGTCGCCGATCCAGCGGCAGGCCATCCCCATTGGCCTCGAGAACCGCGACCTGATCGGTATTGCCGAGACGGGTTCGGGCAAAACGGCGTCGTTTGTTATTCCCATGCTGTCCTACGTTGCGCGGCTCCCCCGCCTGACCGAGGAGaatgcgcacctcggcccCTATGCGCTGATCATGTCGCCTACGCGTGAGCTGGCGCAGCAgatcgaggccgaggcacgCAAGCTCGTCTCGCGTCTCGGCTTCAACGTCGTGTCGGTCGTCGGTGGCCGCGACATTACCGAGCAGGCCTTTTatctgcagcgcggcgcggaaATCGTCATTGCGACACCCGGTCGTCTAAAAGATTTgatcgagcagcgcatcgtgaTGCTGGGGCAGTGCACCTACCTCGTgatggacgaggcggaccgTATGGTGGATATGAACTACGAGGCGGAGCTGGACTATATTCTCGGCAgcctgccgagcggctcgaTGAAGCCGGATGGCGAGGCAGCCGagcagccgctcgcgcacctcccCGACGCGAATCAGTACCGCGTGACGATGCTGTACTCTGCGACCATGCCGCCGTACGTCGAAAAGATCGCACGGACCTATTTGCGGCGCCCCGCGACGGTGATTATCGGCAACGCCGGCCAGGCCGTCGGCACCGTCGAACAGCAGGTCGAATTTGTGGAAGGCGAGGAGAAGCGCAA AAAGCGCCTGCTGGCTGTGCTGGACTCTGGTCTGGCGCCCCCCATGATTGTCTTTGTGAACCAAAAGACGACCGCCGATATGATTGGCCGCGACTTGAGGCGTGCTGGT TGGCACGTAGCCGTGCTCCATTCCGGTCTGTCGCagtcgcagcgcgaggcggcgatcggctcgctgcgcgacggccgcaaCGAGGTGCTGTGCTGTACCGACATTGGTGCGCGTGGTATCGACCTCCCCGACGTCTCGCTCGTGGTCAACTACCAGTTCCCGACCAACTTTTCGTCGTACATCCACCGCATTGGACGTACGGGTCGTGCAGGCAAGCAGGGCCGCGCCGTGTCcttcctcgacgaggacgacgcggaGCACTTTTTCGAGCTCAAGCAAGAGATCAGCAAGTCGCCTGTGTCGCAACTCCctgccgagcttgcgcggcaCCCTGCGGCACAGACAAAACCGAGTGCAAAATAG
- the MRPL10 gene encoding YmL10 (EggNog:ENOG503NVSV; BUSCO:EOG09264A2D; COG:J), protein MASAIARPALLPRIAVASYATLPSVRIGNLTPAQPKKSRKRLGRGDGSDRGGTSTRGHKGQKGRAGNGKPKPGFEGGQTPLTRLIPKRGFINSHAQTFVPLNVDRLQYWIDQGRLNPLEPITIKELYESRCIHRIRDGVKLLGDGNGHMRTPVNLVVSRASQSAIQAVEAAGGSIVCRYYNATSLRALVKPHKWLLNNKPLPHFADPVSKRDLLWYSSINNRGYLALRDLEERAAGSAPAPPSESADAP, encoded by the exons ATGGCGTCTGCCATTGCGCGCCCAGCGCTCCTGCCGCGCATTGCTGTGGCTAGCTATGCGACGCTGCCGTCTGTGCGCATCGGCAACCTCACGCCCGCGCAGCCCAAGAAAAGC cgcaagcgcctcggccgtggCGACGGCTCGGACCGCGGCGGCACTTCGACGCGCGGACACAAAGGACAAAAGGGCCGTGCCGGCAACGGCAAGCCCAAGCCCGGATTCGAGGGTGGCCAGACGCCGCTGACGCGGCTGATTCCCAAGCGCGGCTTTATCAACAGCCACGCGCAAACGTTTGTGCCGCTCAacgtcgaccgcctgcaATACTGGATTGACCAGGGCCGCCTGAATCCCCTGGAGCCGATCACGATCAAGGAGCTGTACGAGTCGCGCTGCATCCACCGCATCCGCGACGGCGtcaagctcctcggcgacggcaaCGGCCacatgcgcacgccggtCAACCTGGtcgtctcgcgcgcgtctcaGTCCGCGATCCAGGCCGTGGAGGCGGCAGGCGGCTCGATCGTGTGCCGCTACTATAATGCTACGAgtctgcgtgcgctcgtcaAGCCGCACAAGTGGCTCTTGAACAACAAGCCCCTCCCGCACTTTGCGGACCCCGTATCGAAGCGCGACTTGCTTTGGTACTCTTCCATAAACAACCGCGGctacctcgcgctgcgcgaccttgaggagcgcgccgctgggtCTGCTCCAGCACCGCCGTCTGAGTCAGCAGACGCGCCATAG
- a CDS encoding uncharacterized protein (COG:U; TransMembrane:1 (i382-403o); EggNog:ENOG503NX4K), producing the protein MRAQQAAGSGGYGGSDVGAGNNGYGDHLFPTQETSGIPTGGQTGLPQANTAVGATPVATYSQPATYQPSAFQQTPVHQSHIYTESSAPTSTVAAEPQNSYEMQPRHTGVVTGADGSGPATYGAGAPGATAINMPDGNNNTFFGSISSIQDAIRQIEQNINKISDLHSRSLNNVGESAQVEAESQLTALAQETSSLTNSVKNKIKALEAEAVKIPTSGPAPEGVDRNVRLTQIGAAKNRFKETILRYQEVEKAYRTKYRQRTERQLRIVKPDATQEEVQGALDGQVGGQQIFAQALMNSNRQGEARGALREVQERHTDIQRIEQTITELAALFQEMSILVEQQDEQLNVIKDHAQHTEQEVQAGRQQTDKAVISAKKARKRRWICFWILVVLVCILIAVIVGAVCGNGMCHSGDSKNNNNNN; encoded by the exons ATGAGGGCCCAGCAGGCGGCTGGGTCCGGTGGATACGGTGGTTCGGATGTTGGTGCCGGCAACAACGGGTACGGTGACCACCTTTTCCCGACCCAGGAGACGTCGGGTATCCCGACCGGTGGCCAGACCGGCCTGCCTCAGGCGAACACGGCGgtgggcgcgacgccggttGCGACCTACTCGCAGCCCGCTACGTACCAACCCTCGGCGTTCCAGCAGACGCCGGTGCACCAGTCGCACATCTACACGGAGTCGTCGGCGCCTACGTCGACCGTGGCTGCCGAGCCGCAGAACTCGTACGAGATGCAGCCCCGTCACACGGGTGTGGTTACTGGTGCGGACGGCAGCGGCCccgcgacgtacggcgcaggcgcgccgggTGCCACCGCCATCAACATGCCGGATGGAAACAACAACACGTTCTTTGGCTCGATTAGCAGCATTCAAGACGCGATCCGCCAAATTGAGCAAAACATCAACAAGATCTCGGACCTGcactcgcgctcgctcaaCAACGTCGGCGAGTCTGCGcaggtcgaggccgagtcgCAGCTCACCGCTCTTGCCCAGGAGACGAGCAGCCTGACCAACTCGGTGAAGAACAAGATCAAGGCCCTCGAGGCTGAGGCCGTCAAAATCCCCACCAGCGGCCCGGCGCCGGAGGGCGTCGACCGCAACGTGCGCCTTACCCAGATCGGTGCGGCAAAGAACCGCTTCAAGGAGACGATCCTGCGCTACCAGGAGGTCGAGAAGGCGTACCGTACCAAGTACcgccagcgcaccgagcgccagctgcGCATCGTCAAGCCGGACGCGACGCAGGAAGAGGTCCAgggtgcgctcgacggccagGTCGGTGGCCAGCAGAtctttgcgcaggcgctcatGAACTCGAACCGccagggcgaggcgcgcggtgcgctgcgtgaggtGCAGGAGCGTCACACGGATATCCAGCGTATCGAGCAGACAATtaccgagctcgccgcgctcttCCAGGAGATGTCgatcctcgtcgagcagcaggacGAGCAGTTGAATGTGATCAAGGACCACGCGCAGCACACCGAGCAGGAGGTGCAGGCTGG TCGCCAGCAGACCGACAAGGCGGTTATTTCGGCCAAGAAGGCCCGTAAGCGCCGCTGGATTTGCTTCTGGATCCTGG TCGTTCTTGTCTGTATTCTTATTGCGGTCATTGTCGGTGCTGTGTGTGGTAACGGCATGTGCCATTCGGGTGACAGCAAGAACAACAACAATAACAACTAG